One segment of Shewanella piezotolerans WP3 DNA contains the following:
- the fadR gene encoding fatty acid metabolism transcriptional regulator FadR has protein sequence MIINAKGPASFAEKYIVRSIWENKFAPGSILPAERELSELIGVTRTTLREVLQRLARDGWLTIQHGKPTRVNNFWETSGLNILETIAELDPDGFPELVDQLLSARSSVSAIYFRGAIRNNPDKAVEALSKLDELEDTAQAYADFDYELQHTLAFSSGNPLYVLILNGFKGLYSRVGRYYFSSAEARALALDFYKQLQQLAVDKNYTDVAGLMRTYGINSGMMWQSLRDKMPVELGHSNT, from the coding sequence ATGATCATCAATGCCAAAGGCCCTGCAAGTTTTGCTGAGAAATATATTGTACGATCCATTTGGGAGAACAAATTTGCCCCAGGTTCTATTTTGCCAGCTGAACGTGAGTTGTCTGAATTAATAGGCGTAACACGCACGACATTACGTGAAGTGCTGCAACGTCTTGCCCGAGATGGCTGGCTAACTATTCAACATGGTAAACCCACTAGAGTGAATAATTTCTGGGAGACCTCTGGACTAAATATCCTAGAGACCATCGCTGAACTTGATCCTGATGGTTTTCCTGAGCTCGTCGATCAACTGTTATCGGCGCGTAGCAGTGTTAGTGCAATCTATTTTAGAGGTGCTATTCGCAATAACCCCGATAAGGCTGTTGAAGCATTATCAAAGCTTGATGAGTTGGAAGATACGGCTCAAGCTTATGCGGACTTTGATTATGAATTACAGCACACATTAGCTTTTTCTTCTGGTAATCCTCTTTATGTTCTCATTTTGAATGGTTTTAAAGGGTTATATAGCAGAGTCGGCCGTTATTATTTTTCTAGCGCCGAAGCACGAGCATTAGCGTTGGACTTTTATAAGCAACTGCAGCAGCTTGCAGTAGATAAGAATTATACGGACGTTGCTGGGTTAATGCGAACCTACGGGATTAATAGCGGTATGATGTGGCAGAGTTTACGCGATAAAATGCCAGTTGAGCTAGGCCATTCAAATACATAG
- a CDS encoding translocation/assembly module TamB domain-containing protein — translation MTTQTSNTCKTQQSNSKIRQAKDVIWRWFKRLSRIIFYIPFGLLISLAIIIGTNFGSHFAVKIANLLVPDLEVSYVSGKINNRLQLDLGNWQMPGVKVETTGLILDWNPMCLVRKQLCVNELIATRVNVEIDTDMLGAPTPFEGGTTDTSISSTSDNKDNLRSTTNQSLDTIVQEIEDNQEIVLPFGIKLAIGALSQVTVRVNDMDFNAAQLNLSAEWQSTGIRAQSIYAQDLLVSIPLGNGNENNTNAVIETKENPPKAASTNKSNNQSISANVVTDDAKKWAMASLPEVFMPIPVYVESLEVNNGDLILGPRADHFSAIALSGSYQTFLINIEELSVSHSYGSAELNGHMSLSDDYPMDFELDINLDHVDEVPGLKGQQLNVTIVQGFKQLKSEISGHGQFEFELSSSIALADPKVPYSIALQSEKLQWPITMPEYIATKINLKTEGDVEQQHVDLQTHFNSNYHPIMKVNTLFEHQDSTLDFSVLEIESKMGNASIDGKLAYGDTFKWDTNVVTEKLDISQLQLDLEYSLPKSSINGQFSSNGNFSLANTHWSIGLSDAELNGDIETYPLTVDGNLTLNHNWYLSSTGLNIHALKSSLYIEGEVDKRWALTGDLTVPDLSLWHQDARGNIDSDITVTGESEHPNIDVSLLANGLKFSQLSLEKLSLKGHYKPLDNQAFSAQLTSKKFNYDTIYLDSINVRSNGDLNQQSLTIETLGELGLTTSINSLFDNNKNTVNAQINQLKLQSKLGEVNLEKPLNGQYDISKTNGQITPFCLTHASGKLCAVEPIEVGLSGRAKMEYSGDLGVLISPWLPESIKWQAPSTLASQFEWFEEGKPTGQLELDLKPGTIDFKTTNSNEVSVGYKSFNMQSLLNEQYLRTTIALESYKVASFDANLTVGVTPDRTIDGKLALHQIDLQALAQLLPELETLEGIVSSNLNLSGTLTDPQASGDITLRKGSILATANPTLIEDVDLNLTFAGKQAQIDGELKMGKGLAYIDGQLDWLNKQLQGNFDIKGKDLAVIQPPLAILSVSTDLNIGFTDHSVDVKGDINVPTGHITIVQLPEGGVAVSKDVVFKDSLATQTSKATPLAVSAEVNLNIGDDLKVDGMGLDGKLLGKLELKQSPFRPPLLFGEIKVIDGSYKFMGQTLKIKAGEMQFIGPIDVPNLNIEAAREIKEEDVVAGVRITGTPMKPIVNLYSNPAKEQAEILNYIVRGTGLNSNDVDQNSGLMMGAALTLSNQIGGGAIGNIGNTATGIIEKIGFSNVQLDANDDGRFAISGFIGEDLMVKYGIGVFNPGYEMTVRYYLLSQLYLETVSGTIDILRYLLQL, via the coding sequence ATGACAACACAGACCTCTAACACCTGCAAAACTCAGCAGTCAAATAGTAAAATTCGTCAAGCAAAAGATGTCATCTGGCGATGGTTTAAACGCCTTAGCCGGATTATTTTCTATATTCCCTTTGGCCTATTAATCAGCTTAGCCATTATTATCGGTACAAATTTTGGTTCTCACTTTGCGGTAAAAATAGCTAACCTTTTGGTGCCTGATCTCGAAGTCAGTTATGTCTCTGGAAAAATAAACAACCGGCTTCAATTAGACTTAGGTAACTGGCAAATGCCGGGGGTCAAAGTTGAAACGACTGGGTTAATCTTAGACTGGAACCCTATGTGCTTAGTGCGAAAGCAGTTATGTGTAAATGAGCTAATTGCAACTAGGGTTAATGTTGAAATAGATACCGACATGCTCGGTGCCCCTACGCCTTTTGAAGGTGGGACGACTGATACATCTATTAGTAGCACCTCTGACAATAAAGACAATTTACGTTCAACTACGAATCAATCTCTCGATACTATCGTGCAGGAGATTGAGGATAATCAAGAAATTGTTTTACCTTTTGGTATTAAGCTTGCGATAGGTGCACTGAGCCAAGTGACTGTGCGCGTCAATGATATGGACTTTAACGCAGCTCAGCTTAATTTAAGTGCTGAATGGCAAAGCACCGGAATTCGAGCACAATCGATTTATGCGCAAGATTTATTAGTATCTATTCCACTCGGCAATGGTAACGAGAACAATACAAACGCCGTTATAGAAACGAAAGAAAATCCGCCAAAAGCTGCCTCGACAAATAAATCAAACAATCAATCAATTAGCGCCAATGTAGTAACTGATGATGCTAAAAAGTGGGCCATGGCTTCTTTACCTGAAGTGTTTATGCCAATACCTGTCTATGTAGAATCGCTAGAGGTTAACAACGGTGATTTAATTCTGGGACCAAGAGCTGATCATTTTAGCGCTATCGCACTGAGTGGAAGCTATCAAACTTTTCTTATTAATATTGAAGAATTGTCTGTTTCTCACAGCTACGGTTCAGCCGAACTAAATGGGCACATGTCTTTATCAGATGATTACCCGATGGATTTTGAGCTTGATATTAACCTTGACCACGTTGATGAAGTGCCAGGGCTAAAGGGTCAACAGCTTAATGTCACAATTGTTCAAGGTTTCAAACAACTGAAAAGTGAGATCTCTGGTCATGGGCAGTTTGAATTTGAGTTATCTTCGAGCATTGCTCTAGCTGATCCCAAAGTCCCCTATTCGATAGCACTACAATCGGAAAAACTACAATGGCCGATTACAATGCCTGAGTATATTGCAACCAAGATCAACCTAAAAACTGAAGGTGATGTTGAGCAACAACATGTCGATCTGCAAACACATTTCAACTCTAATTATCACCCAATAATGAAAGTTAACACTCTATTTGAACACCAAGATTCAACGCTCGATTTCAGTGTATTAGAGATTGAAAGCAAGATGGGGAACGCTTCTATTGATGGCAAGCTGGCTTACGGCGATACGTTTAAATGGGACACTAATGTCGTTACTGAAAAACTCGACATTAGCCAACTTCAGCTCGATTTGGAATACTCTCTACCTAAGAGCAGCATTAATGGCCAGTTTAGCAGTAACGGTAATTTTTCTTTAGCGAATACACATTGGTCAATAGGCTTATCGGATGCTGAACTTAATGGCGATATAGAAACATATCCATTAACAGTCGATGGCAATCTAACACTTAATCACAATTGGTACTTAAGTTCGACTGGACTCAATATTCACGCTTTGAAGAGCTCTTTATATATTGAAGGTGAAGTCGATAAGCGCTGGGCACTAACAGGTGACTTAACTGTGCCAGATCTAAGCCTTTGGCACCAAGATGCACGCGGTAATATTGATAGCGACATTACAGTAACAGGAGAATCTGAGCACCCAAATATTGATGTATCTCTTTTAGCCAATGGCCTTAAGTTTAGTCAGCTATCTCTAGAAAAACTGAGTCTAAAAGGCCACTATAAACCGCTAGACAATCAAGCATTCTCAGCTCAGTTAACATCAAAGAAGTTTAACTACGATACTATTTATCTAGATAGTATTAATGTACGAAGTAACGGCGACTTAAATCAGCAATCGTTAACGATTGAAACCCTCGGAGAACTCGGATTAACGACTTCTATTAACAGCCTATTTGATAACAATAAAAACACTGTTAACGCGCAAATAAATCAACTTAAGCTGCAATCAAAGCTTGGTGAGGTAAACCTAGAAAAGCCATTAAATGGGCAGTATGATATTTCAAAAACTAATGGTCAGATAACACCCTTTTGTTTAACCCATGCGAGCGGGAAACTCTGTGCTGTAGAGCCAATTGAAGTCGGACTGAGTGGCCGGGCAAAAATGGAATATTCAGGAGACCTTGGGGTTTTGATTTCACCATGGCTACCCGAAAGTATAAAGTGGCAAGCGCCTTCCACTTTAGCGTCGCAATTTGAGTGGTTTGAAGAAGGTAAGCCTACAGGTCAGTTAGAGCTAGATTTAAAACCTGGCACTATCGACTTTAAAACAACCAATAGTAATGAGGTCAGTGTCGGATATAAGTCCTTCAATATGCAAAGCCTTTTAAATGAACAGTACCTTAGAACAACAATCGCACTAGAGTCTTATAAAGTAGCCAGTTTCGACGCAAATCTCACCGTCGGTGTCACCCCAGATAGAACTATTGACGGCAAACTTGCCTTACATCAAATAGACTTACAAGCACTCGCTCAGCTATTACCTGAGTTAGAAACATTAGAGGGTATAGTATCGAGTAATCTGAATTTGAGCGGTACGCTTACAGATCCTCAAGCATCAGGTGACATAACTCTTAGAAAAGGTTCTATTCTAGCAACAGCTAACCCAACTCTTATTGAAGATGTAGACTTGAATCTAACCTTCGCCGGTAAACAAGCGCAAATAGATGGTGAGCTTAAGATGGGTAAAGGACTCGCTTATATCGACGGTCAACTGGATTGGTTAAATAAACAGTTACAAGGCAATTTCGATATAAAAGGCAAAGACCTCGCCGTTATTCAACCGCCACTTGCGATTCTAAGTGTTAGCACCGATCTCAATATTGGTTTTACCGACCATTCCGTTGATGTAAAAGGCGATATTAATGTGCCAACAGGGCACATTACCATTGTTCAGTTGCCAGAAGGCGGTGTTGCAGTGTCAAAGGACGTAGTGTTTAAAGATAGCCTTGCGACACAAACTTCAAAGGCGACTCCTTTGGCTGTTTCTGCTGAAGTTAATTTGAACATTGGTGACGATTTAAAAGTTGATGGAATGGGACTCGACGGCAAACTATTAGGTAAGTTGGAATTGAAGCAAAGTCCTTTTAGGCCCCCATTACTCTTTGGTGAAATTAAAGTTATTGATGGATCTTATAAGTTCATGGGGCAGACTTTGAAAATTAAAGCGGGTGAAATGCAGTTTATAGGCCCTATTGATGTTCCCAATTTGAATATAGAAGCTGCACGAGAAATAAAAGAGGAAGATGTGGTAGCAGGTGTTCGCATAACAGGAACACCGATGAAACCAATTGTTAACCTTTATTCAAACCCAGCAAAAGAACAGGCTGAAATTTTAAATTACATTGTCAGAGGCACAGGCCTAAACAGCAACGATGTAGACCAAAACAGTGGCTTGATGATGGGGGCAGCATTGACATTAAGTAACCAAATTGGTGGCGGAGCTATCGGCAATATAGGTAATACAGCGACTGGTATCATTGAGAAAATCGGTTTTTCAAATGTCCAACTCGATGCCAACGATGATGGACGGTTCGCAATTAGTGGCTTTATCGGTGAAGATCTCATGGTGAAATACGGTATTGGTGTGTTTAATCCAGGCTATGAAATGACCGTTCGTTATTACTTATTGTCGCAACTCTATCTAGAAACGGTTTCGGGTACAATTGACATCCTTAGATATCTACTACAGCTTTGA
- the nhaB gene encoding sodium/proton antiporter NhaB: MPVTMSQAFLDNFLGNSPKWFKFAILSFLVINPVVFYLNPFVAGWLLVLEFIFTLAMALKCYPLQPGGLLAIEAVIIGMTSPSQVLHEIEANLEVLLLLIFMVAGIYFMKQLLLFAFTKMITKVRSKIAVSIMCCVASAFLSAFLDALTVIAVIIAVAVGFYSIYHKVASGKNFNDSHDHTSDGQSQLCEEELEAFRGFLRNLLMHAGVGTALGGVCTMVGEPQNLIIAAQANWQFAEFALRMSPVTVPVFVAGVLTCFLVEKFRVFDYGKQLPDAVHKILSDYSAHEDAHRTKHDKIKLIIQALVGVWLIIGLAFHLASVGLIGLSVIILTTAFNGVTNEHQLGKAFEEALPFTALLAVFFAIVGVIIDQQLFAPVIQWALSYEGNTQLVIFYIAIGLLSMVSDNVFVGTVYINEVKAALLDGQITRDQFDLLAVAINTGTNLPSVATPNGQAAFLFLLTSAIAPLIRLSYGRMVWMALPYTIVLSIVGILAIQFGALEQMTQYFYDNNMLLHHTLQEVGNSAASAH; this comes from the coding sequence ATGCCTGTGACAATGAGTCAGGCGTTTCTTGATAACTTCTTAGGCAATTCGCCAAAGTGGTTCAAATTCGCAATATTATCGTTTCTAGTGATCAACCCAGTCGTTTTCTATCTTAATCCGTTTGTAGCGGGTTGGCTGTTGGTTTTAGAGTTTATTTTTACCCTTGCGATGGCTCTTAAATGCTATCCGTTGCAACCAGGGGGTTTACTCGCAATTGAAGCGGTAATAATAGGCATGACTTCACCCAGTCAAGTCCTGCATGAGATAGAAGCAAACCTAGAAGTTTTATTGCTACTGATTTTTATGGTTGCTGGTATCTATTTCATGAAGCAACTATTACTGTTTGCCTTCACGAAAATGATCACCAAAGTTCGTTCCAAGATTGCAGTATCAATCATGTGCTGTGTTGCATCAGCATTTTTGTCAGCATTCCTAGATGCGCTTACAGTAATAGCAGTCATTATAGCGGTTGCGGTGGGCTTCTATTCGATTTACCACAAAGTGGCATCGGGTAAAAACTTTAATGATAGCCATGATCACACTAGCGACGGCCAAAGCCAGTTATGTGAAGAAGAGTTAGAAGCATTCAGGGGCTTTTTGCGTAACTTGCTAATGCATGCTGGTGTTGGTACTGCACTTGGTGGCGTTTGTACTATGGTCGGTGAACCACAGAACTTAATTATTGCAGCCCAAGCAAACTGGCAATTTGCAGAGTTTGCCCTACGCATGTCTCCTGTCACTGTGCCAGTCTTCGTTGCAGGTGTTTTGACTTGTTTCTTAGTTGAGAAATTCAGAGTGTTTGATTACGGTAAGCAGCTTCCTGATGCCGTACACAAAATTTTATCTGACTACTCAGCTCATGAAGATGCACATCGTACTAAGCATGACAAAATAAAATTAATCATCCAGGCACTTGTCGGTGTTTGGCTCATTATTGGTCTTGCCTTCCACCTTGCATCTGTTGGCCTTATTGGTCTTTCAGTCATCATTTTAACCACTGCCTTTAACGGTGTGACTAACGAGCACCAATTAGGTAAAGCATTTGAGGAAGCACTACCATTCACCGCGTTGTTAGCCGTCTTCTTCGCTATTGTTGGCGTCATCATTGATCAGCAACTGTTTGCCCCCGTCATTCAATGGGCGCTTAGTTATGAAGGTAACACTCAGTTAGTTATTTTCTATATTGCCATCGGTTTACTCTCAATGGTCAGTGATAACGTGTTTGTGGGTACCGTTTACATCAATGAGGTTAAAGCTGCGTTACTTGATGGTCAAATCACCCGCGACCAGTTTGACCTTCTTGCAGTTGCTATTAACACCGGTACTAACCTGCCATCGGTGGCGACACCAAATGGACAAGCGGCTTTCCTATTCTTACTGACATCAGCAATCGCCCCACTCATCCGACTTTCCTACGGACGGATGGTTTGGATGGCGCTACCATATACAATTGTTTTATCAATTGTAGGGATCTTAGCGATTCAATTTGGAGCGCTTGAACAGATGACGCAATATTTCTACGATAATAATATGTTGCTTCATCACACCCTCCAAGAAGTTGGAAATAGTGCAGCATCAGCGCATTAA
- the dsbB gene encoding disulfide bond formation protein DsbB, with the protein MNALINYSQSRTAWLTLTATALALELAALFFQYVMKLDPCVMCIYQRLAIFGILFAGFLGVAGYQSRIVRFVAMGLWGGSAAYGLKLALELVDMQTNPSPFATCSFLPEFPSWMPLHEWIPSIFMPTGMCTDIPWQMMGVTMGQWMIVAFSVYLLALVIFFIPALVPKTKS; encoded by the coding sequence TTGAATGCACTAATCAATTATTCCCAATCACGTACAGCATGGCTCACACTGACAGCTACGGCGCTTGCTTTAGAACTGGCCGCACTATTCTTCCAATATGTTATGAAGCTTGACCCTTGTGTGATGTGTATCTATCAAAGGTTGGCAATATTTGGCATTTTATTTGCCGGTTTTCTAGGCGTTGCTGGCTACCAATCTCGTATAGTACGTTTTGTAGCGATGGGACTCTGGGGAGGAAGTGCTGCCTACGGCCTTAAACTAGCGCTTGAGCTAGTCGATATGCAAACTAACCCTTCCCCTTTTGCAACCTGTTCTTTTTTGCCTGAGTTTCCAAGTTGGATGCCTCTGCATGAATGGATCCCATCGATTTTTATGCCGACTGGTATGTGCACTGATATCCCCTGGCAAATGATGGGCGTCACCATGGGTCAATGGATGATCGTAGCATTTTCAGTATATCTGTTAGCGTTAGTCATCTTTTTTATACCAGCACTTGTTCCAAAAACTAAAAGCTAG